Genomic DNA from Paracoccus sp. MBLB3053:
TTGCCCGAGGCCTGAAGCAGAGCTTCTTCGGTCGAACGGGCAACGTTCAGCGTGATGGTGGCGTCCACTTCCGGGTGCAGGTGCACGCGAACTTCGTGCAGGCCCAGATACTTGATCGGCGCGGTCAGGACGACCTGACGACGTTCGACCGAGAAGCCTTCGGCATTGGCGACGTCGGCGGCGTCACGCGGGGTGACCGAACCGTAAAGCGCACCGGCGTCCGAAGCCGAGCGGATCACGACGAAGGTCTGACCGTCGAGTTTCTCGGCAGCGGCTTGCGCTTCTGCACGGCTCTCGTCGTTGCGGACAGCCAGTTCAGCTTTCTGGGCTTCGAATGCCTTGATGTTGGCGTCCGAGGCGCGCAGCGCCTTGCCTTGCGGCAAAAGGAAGTTGCGTGCAAAGCCGTCTTTGACTTTGACGACTTCGCCCATCTGACCAAGCTTGGCCACACGTTCCAGCAGGATGACTTGCATTGTCGTCTCTCCTTACTTCACGGCGTAGGGCAGCAGGGCGAGGAAGCGGGCGCGCTTGATGGCGCGGGCCAGTTCACGCTGCTTCTTCGCCGAGACGGCGGTGATGCGCGAGGGCACGATCTTGCCGCGTTCCGAGATGTAACGCTGCAGAAGACGCGTGTCCTTGTAGTCGATCGCAGGAGCGTTGTCGCCCGAGAAAGGGCAGACTTTCCGGCGGCGGAAGAAGGGTTTGTTTGCCATTGTTCTGGTTCCTTCCCTTAGTTCCGGTCGTCGCGGTCACGACGCTCGCGGCGTTCGCCACGGTCGCCACGATCACCACGCTCGCCGCGCTCTTCGCGCTTCTGCATCTGGACCGACGGGCCTTCCTTGTGCTCGTCGACGCGGACGGTCAGCACGCGCATGACATCGTCATGCAGGCGGGCAAGGCGTTCCATTTCCTGAACGGCCGCCGAAGGGGCGTCCGAACGCAGGAAGGCATAGTGGCCCTTGCGGTTCTTGTTGATCTTGTAGGCGAGGGTGCGGACACCCCAGTATTCGTTTTCGACGACCTTGCCACCGTTATCGGCAAGAACGGTCGAGAAATGTTCGATCAGCCCTTCGGCCTGCGTGTTCGACAGGTCTTGGCGGGCGATCAGCACATGCTCGTAAAGCGGCATGACTGCTACCTTTGTTTCAGGGCGCATTTCAACGGCGGAACATCACCCTCCGCGCCCCGCCACGAGAGGCTGCGCCGGTTTCGCTGATGCGGAAGGATGCGGCCTTATAGCGGGGAGCCGGGGGATTGCAAGGCAAAACCGGCCCGCGAGACAAGAAACGGCGGCAAAGTCGCCGGGTCGGCGAAACTGTTTCGACGCCGCGTGCCAACACAAAATTGTCAGGCCGTTGTGTGGAAACCTTTGTTGCGATTGACACATTTCCTAGCCAAATACCAATCGCGACAAGTTCAATCAGGAGTCCCGCATGAAATCCTTCGTCTCCCCGGTCATCGCTTTTTCGCTGCTTTCCGCTGGTGCCGCTCTGGCCGAGCCGGTCGTCTATGACTTCGACCCATCGCACAGCCAGGTCGTCTTTGAGTACAGCCATATGGGCTTTTCGACCAGCACCGGCATCATCAATGGCGTGACCGGCACGCTGCAGCTTGACGCCGAGAACCCCGAGAACTCGACCGTCGAGGCGACGATTCCGCTTTCGGGTCTGCATACCGTCTCGCCCGACCTTGACCAGCACATCTTCGGTGCAGATTTCTTCAACGCCGATCGGGGCGAAGCTGTCGCCACCTTCAAATCGACGAAGGTCGAGCCGAATGGCGACAAGGAAGCCAAGGTGACCGGCGATTTCACCGTGAACGGGGTAACCAAGCCGGTGGTGCTTGATGTCGACCTGAACCAGATTGCGGCGCACCCGATGACCGGCAAGGAAGCTGCCGGGTTTGACGCCGAAACCGTGCTGAAACGTTCGGATTTCAATATGGGCAAGTTCGCCCCTGCAGTTTCGGACGATGTTGCGATCGCCATCACTGTCGAAGCGATCAAGGCCGAGTAATTCGGCTTCGAACATGGAATGGCCTCTCGCGGGGCCATCCCGTCGCTCAGATAACTGGGCCGCGTGCGCCCTATGCGGCTTGCGGCAGCCGGTTACACGGGATAACTCCGCGACATGCTGCCCCAGGACAGACTTTCCCAGATTGTTCAGCGCTTCGAGTTTCTCGAGGCAAAGCTCAATGCCGGCCCATCCGCCGACGAGATCGCGCGGATCAGCCGTGAATACGCCGACCTGAAGCCGGTCGTCGCCCAGATCGCCGAGTGGCGCGCCGCCGACGATGGCATTCGCGAAGCGCAGGCAATGCTGGCCGATCCCGAGATGCGCGAGCTGGCCGAGGACGAACTGGCGCGCCTTCGCGGTGAATTGCCCGCGCTTGAGCATCAACTGCGCATTGCGCTTTTGCCCAAGGATGCCGCCGATGCGAGGCCAGCGATTCTCGAGATCCGGCCCGGAACCGGGGGTGATGAGGCCGCCTTGTTCGCAGGTGATCTCCTGAACATGTATCGACGCTTTGCCGAATCGCGTGGCTGGAATTTCCAACTGCTCGAGCTGTCCGAATCCGAGCTTGGTGGCGTACGCGAGGCCGTCGCCCGGATCGAGGGCGAGGGGGTCTTTGCCCGGCTGAAATACGAATCCGGCGTGCACCGCGTTCAGCGCGTCCCCGAGACGGAATCCGGAGGGCGCATCCATACCAGCGCCGCGACCGTGGCCGTGCTGCCCGAGGCCGAGGATGTCGATATCGACATTCCTGCCAACGACATCCGCATCGACACCATGCGGGCAAGCGGGGCGGGCGGACAGCACGTCAACACGACAGACTCGGCGGTGCGCATCACGCACCTGCCGACCGGTATCGTCGTGACCAGCAGCGAAAAATCTCAGCACCAGAACCGCGCCAATGCCATGGCCGTTCTGCGCGCGCGGCTTTATGATATGGAACGCATGCGCGCTGATGCCGAACGTGCCGCCGACCGCCGCAGCCAGGTCGGTTCGGGAGATCGTTCGGAACGCATCCGCACCTATAATTTCCCGCAAGGCCGCATGACCGATCATCGCATCGGGCTGACGCTTTACGCGCTCGACCGCATCATCGGCGGGGATCTGGCGGAAATCACCGATGCCTTGATCGCGCATGATCAGGCGGCGCGTCTGGCTGCCGAACTGGGATGAGCGTGACCGGGCGGCAGCTTTGTGCCGAAGCCGAGGAACGTTTGCGCGCGGCCGGAATCGACGCCCCAGCAGGCGATGCACAGGTCCTGTTCCTGCACGCGCTAAGCCAAAGCCTGGATCGCCCCGTTCCACGCCATGCCCTGCGCGAGCATCTTGCCGCGGCTGTTCCGACAGGTCTGGAAGCGATCTACGAGCCCATGATCGCGGCACGCGCGGCGCGCCAGCCGGTCAGCCAGATCACCGGAAGACGGGCATTCTGGAAGCATGATTTCCGCGTGACGCCCGACACGCTTGATCCGCGTCCCGAAACCGAGCTGCTGGTCGAACTGGCCCTGACCGAGCACTTTGATTCCGTGCTCGATCTGGGACTCGGCACCGGCGCGATCCTGATATCGCTGCTGGCCGAGCGTCCACAGGCCCGCGGCATGGGGGTCGATCTGTCCGCAGCAGCCCTTGATGTTGCAAGGGGCAATGCCCAGATCATCGGGGTGAAGGCTGAGTTCGCGGTTTCAGACTGGTTCTCGTCGGTTTCACGGAAATTCGACCTGATCGTCTCGAACCCGCCCTATATCGCTTTGAACGAAATGCCCAAACTTGCGCCCGAAGTGCGCGATTGGGAGCCGCGCATGGCGCTGACCGATGACGGCGATGGGCTGACAGCCTACCGGGCACTCTGCGCCGGGGCGCCGGCTCATCTTACCCCCTCTGGCAGGCTGATGGTCGAAATCGGACCAAGCCAAGGCGAAGCGGTTGCAGAACTGATGCGTGCGGCAGGACTTGTCGAGGTGACTGTTCGTCAGGATCTTGACGGACGCGACCGGGTCGTCTGGGGGCGCAAACCTGCATCTCGGAGCGCCTAATTGCCGAAAAGCCAGAGAAAGGCCAAATTTCTGCTTGTCAGCGCCGTTGTGGGATGCTTAGTGACAGATGTGACGGGGGCGTTGCCGCCCACGCACGGGTCAGTAACTCAGCCTCAAACTGATGACGCAGGAATCCGGGCCCCGGGCCGCTCCTGAACTGGCACCCGCTGCAAGATATGACCCTAACCTGTGCCGGCCAGGGCCGGACCACGAATTGACAACAAGCTGATGAGATCATCCAAATCCCGTTCGCGTAACAAGTCGAACCGCCAGCGCTCGCTGGGGAATGTCGTGAACCGCGTCTTCGATTCCTCGGGTCCCGAGGGCAAGGTACGCGGTACGCCGCAGCAGATCATCGAAAAATATCTGACGCTTGCGCGCGACGCTCAACTTTCCAACGATCGCGTTGCCGAGCAGAGCTTCCTGCAGCACGCCGAGCATTACACTCGGATGCTGGGCGAAGCGCAGCGCGAGCAGGCCGAACGCCAGCAGCACCAGAACGGCGCTTCGCGCGATGAAGATCGCGAAGATGCCGGGCAGGGCGACAGCGGGCAGCCTCAGAACGGCAACGGCCATCACAATGGCCAAAGCCACCGCGCCGACCGCAATGACGATCGCGGCGACAACCGGCGGGATGACTACCGTCGCGACAATCGCCGGGATGATCGCCGCGACGACCGTCGTGATGATCGTCGTGACGATCGCCAGCCTGCCGCTCAGCGCAGCGAAGCCGAGGAAAAGGGATTGCCTCCTGCGATTTCGTCCGAAGAACTCGCAGGGCCTGTCGACACCCCCGAGACCTCGCCTGCCCCGGAACCCGTGAAAGCGCCGGTTCAGGAGCAGGATGAAGCCCCGGTCAAGGCAAAGCCGAGCAAGCAGAAGGCCGTCGAACAACCGACCGCCGAATCTGCAGCCGAGGCGACAGCCGAGACGCCTGAGGCCGAGACGCCCGCTACTGCAGAAGAAGCGCCGGCCGCCGCGCCGCGTCGTCGCACTCGCAGCACCTCGGGCACCAGCACGCGGTCGCGCCGCAAGCCGTCGGCCGATGCAGAAGCTGCTCCTGCTACCGAAAAGGCCTCGGGCGAATAAGCCCGGGCCGACCGGTTCAGCGCGGCGCGGCTGCCAGACCCCGCGCCAGCGCGCAGAACTGTTCAAGGCCGATTTCCTCGGCCCGCGCCGTGGGCGCAATTCCCGCCTCCAGCAGAAGATCCTCCATCGCCGGGTGCAAACCCTTGAGCGAGGCGCGCAGCATCTTGCGGCGCTGGTTGAATCCTGCCGCGACAACACGGTTCAGCACGGCGGGATCGGCCGGATAGCGCGGCTCGGGCAGGGCGGTCAGATGCACCACCGCCGAATGAATCTTGGGCGCGGGCACGAAGGCCTCGGGCGGCAGTGTCATCACGATTTTCGCGTCCGAGCGCCATTGCGCCAGCACCGCCAGCCGCCCGTAA
This window encodes:
- the rplI gene encoding 50S ribosomal protein L9; this encodes MQVILLERVAKLGQMGEVVKVKDGFARNFLLPQGKALRASDANIKAFEAQKAELAVRNDESRAEAQAAAEKLDGQTFVVIRSASDAGALYGSVTPRDAADVANAEGFSVERRQVVLTAPIKYLGLHEVRVHLHPEVDATITLNVARSTEEALLQASGKSIQELAAEEDAAADFEIAELFDDIGSAGRDEDEAAN
- the rpsR gene encoding 30S ribosomal protein S18, with the translated sequence MANKPFFRRRKVCPFSGDNAPAIDYKDTRLLQRYISERGKIVPSRITAVSAKKQRELARAIKRARFLALLPYAVK
- the rpsF gene encoding 30S ribosomal protein S6; translation: MPLYEHVLIARQDLSNTQAEGLIEHFSTVLADNGGKVVENEYWGVRTLAYKINKNRKGHYAFLRSDAPSAAVQEMERLARLHDDVMRVLTVRVDEHKEGPSVQMQKREERGERGDRGDRGERRERRDRDDRN
- a CDS encoding YceI family protein, producing MKSFVSPVIAFSLLSAGAALAEPVVYDFDPSHSQVVFEYSHMGFSTSTGIINGVTGTLQLDAENPENSTVEATIPLSGLHTVSPDLDQHIFGADFFNADRGEAVATFKSTKVEPNGDKEAKVTGDFTVNGVTKPVVLDVDLNQIAAHPMTGKEAAGFDAETVLKRSDFNMGKFAPAVSDDVAIAITVEAIKAE
- the prfA gene encoding peptide chain release factor 1, which codes for MLPQDRLSQIVQRFEFLEAKLNAGPSADEIARISREYADLKPVVAQIAEWRAADDGIREAQAMLADPEMRELAEDELARLRGELPALEHQLRIALLPKDAADARPAILEIRPGTGGDEAALFAGDLLNMYRRFAESRGWNFQLLELSESELGGVREAVARIEGEGVFARLKYESGVHRVQRVPETESGGRIHTSAATVAVLPEAEDVDIDIPANDIRIDTMRASGAGGQHVNTTDSAVRITHLPTGIVVTSSEKSQHQNRANAMAVLRARLYDMERMRADAERAADRRSQVGSGDRSERIRTYNFPQGRMTDHRIGLTLYALDRIIGGDLAEITDALIAHDQAARLAAELG
- the prmC gene encoding peptide chain release factor N(5)-glutamine methyltransferase gives rise to the protein MSVTGRQLCAEAEERLRAAGIDAPAGDAQVLFLHALSQSLDRPVPRHALREHLAAAVPTGLEAIYEPMIAARAARQPVSQITGRRAFWKHDFRVTPDTLDPRPETELLVELALTEHFDSVLDLGLGTGAILISLLAERPQARGMGVDLSAAALDVARGNAQIIGVKAEFAVSDWFSSVSRKFDLIVSNPPYIALNEMPKLAPEVRDWEPRMALTDDGDGLTAYRALCAGAPAHLTPSGRLMVEIGPSQGEAVAELMRAAGLVEVTVRQDLDGRDRVVWGRKPASRSA
- a CDS encoding DUF4167 domain-containing protein, yielding MRSSKSRSRNKSNRQRSLGNVVNRVFDSSGPEGKVRGTPQQIIEKYLTLARDAQLSNDRVAEQSFLQHAEHYTRMLGEAQREQAERQQHQNGASRDEDREDAGQGDSGQPQNGNGHHNGQSHRADRNDDRGDNRRDDYRRDNRRDDRRDDRRDDRRDDRQPAAQRSEAEEKGLPPAISSEELAGPVDTPETSPAPEPVKAPVQEQDEAPVKAKPSKQKAVEQPTAESAAEATAETPEAETPATAEEAPAAAPRRRTRSTSGTSTRSRRKPSADAEAAPATEKASGE